In the genome of Pelagibacterium nitratireducens, one region contains:
- the dnaE gene encoding DNA polymerase III subunit alpha, with protein sequence MSGPGFVHLHVHSAFSLLEGALPLGTILDLAKADGQPAIGIADTNNLFGALEFSEKASGKGIQPIIGCELALDFGADTEKPSDRVNLGKGSVVLIAADAGGFSNLSELVSRAYQEGVDGRTAIHIDWLVDNALGLLCLTGGPEGAIAPYLAAGLDVQAEARLAVLHRVFGDRLYVEIQRHDRALENAVEPRLIELAYTLGLPLVATNEPYYPKQDDYDSHDALLAIAAGSVVAQTERRRLSDQHYFKSREEMIALFSDLPEALENTVEIAQRCSYRPRTHDPILPKFAAADGVGEEEAVAAEGEELARQAREGLKMRLADYGHAPERTTQEYEERLEFEIKVIRDMKFPGYFLIVADFIKWAKAHNIPVGPGRGSGAGSLVAYALTITDLDPLRYNLLFERFLNPERVSMPDFDIDFCQERREEVIRYVQDKYGYEQVAQIITFGTLQPRAALRDVGRVLQMPYGQVDRICKLVPNNPANPVTLAQAINDEPRLQMMRDEDETVAELLRIAGKLEGLFRHASTHAAGIVIGDRPLQKLLPLYRDPRSDMPVTQYNLKWVEPAGLVKFDFLGLKTLTTIRYAVEMVKETGVDLDIDAIPLEDAPTYKLYADGDTYGIFQFESPGMRRSLVELKPDRIEDLIAMNALYRPGPMDNIPSFIHRKHGHEEVEYPHETLAAVLDETYGIIVYQEQVMQIAQLLAGYSLGEADVLRRAMGKKIKAEMDKQRVRFQEGAIRNGIKKGQADTIFDLLAKFANYGFNKSHAAAYAWVSYQTAYLKTHYPEQFYAASMTLDMAQTDKLSDFRREAQKKGIEVVPPCINRSEVNFSVRDGRIFYSLCAVKGVGRNVAEHIVEIRGDRPFGDLADFASRIDPKVINKRTLETLINAGAFDMLNKRREQLVEVIDTIVNTAQRETSGRADGIVDMFASSQPQAITPPEHVAPWSLTERLAREHAAIGFYLSAHPLDDYTELFEKLRVQQWSSFERAARNGAVAGRLAGTLISRQDRRTRKGSTMAIMMFSDPSGSFECIAFSEQISDFGRWLEPGKSIVLEVGADSRPDGVRLRLINCEPIDASVEKLGRRMTIFAGNERCLGPIKSQLQPGGEGVVSLVLVRDGGEREYEIELPGQFRLTPQLAGGLKAVTGVVDVRLN encoded by the coding sequence ATGTCCGGTCCCGGTTTCGTCCATCTTCACGTCCATTCGGCCTTCTCGCTGCTTGAGGGAGCATTGCCGCTTGGCACGATACTGGATTTGGCCAAGGCTGACGGACAGCCCGCCATCGGTATTGCCGACACCAACAATCTGTTCGGCGCGCTGGAGTTTTCCGAGAAGGCATCGGGCAAGGGTATCCAGCCGATCATTGGTTGCGAATTGGCGCTCGATTTTGGCGCCGACACCGAAAAGCCATCAGACCGCGTCAATCTGGGCAAAGGGTCCGTGGTTCTGATCGCCGCCGATGCAGGAGGATTTTCCAACCTCTCCGAGCTCGTTTCGAGAGCATATCAGGAGGGGGTCGACGGGCGTACCGCCATCCACATTGACTGGCTGGTCGATAACGCGCTGGGCCTGCTCTGTCTTACAGGTGGGCCCGAAGGAGCCATCGCCCCCTATCTCGCCGCAGGGCTTGACGTTCAGGCCGAGGCGCGGCTGGCGGTTCTTCATCGGGTGTTCGGCGATCGGCTCTATGTCGAAATCCAGCGCCATGACCGCGCGCTGGAAAATGCCGTCGAGCCGCGCCTGATCGAACTGGCATATACGCTCGGTCTGCCGCTCGTTGCGACCAACGAGCCTTATTATCCCAAGCAGGATGACTACGATTCCCACGATGCGCTGCTGGCCATCGCCGCGGGCTCCGTTGTCGCGCAGACCGAGCGCCGGCGCCTGTCGGACCAGCATTATTTCAAGTCGCGCGAGGAAATGATCGCGTTGTTTTCCGATCTGCCCGAAGCGCTGGAAAACACGGTCGAGATTGCACAACGCTGCAGCTATCGCCCACGCACTCACGATCCCATTCTGCCCAAATTCGCTGCTGCGGACGGAGTGGGGGAAGAGGAGGCGGTCGCCGCCGAAGGAGAGGAACTGGCGCGCCAGGCGCGTGAGGGACTCAAGATGCGTTTGGCCGATTATGGCCACGCCCCCGAGCGAACCACCCAGGAATATGAGGAGCGGTTGGAATTCGAGATCAAGGTGATCCGGGACATGAAGTTTCCCGGCTATTTCCTTATCGTTGCCGACTTTATTAAATGGGCCAAAGCCCACAATATTCCCGTCGGCCCGGGCCGTGGGTCGGGTGCCGGCTCACTGGTGGCCTATGCGCTCACCATCACGGACCTCGATCCGCTGCGCTACAATCTGCTGTTCGAGCGCTTCCTCAATCCCGAACGCGTGTCGATGCCCGACTTTGACATCGACTTCTGCCAGGAACGCCGTGAAGAGGTCATTCGCTACGTTCAGGACAAATACGGCTACGAGCAGGTCGCCCAGATCATCACCTTCGGAACGCTCCAGCCACGCGCCGCGCTGCGCGACGTCGGCCGCGTGCTTCAGATGCCCTACGGCCAGGTCGACCGCATCTGCAAGCTGGTCCCCAACAATCCAGCCAACCCCGTGACCCTGGCGCAAGCGATAAACGACGAGCCGCGCCTGCAGATGATGCGCGACGAGGATGAGACTGTCGCCGAACTGTTGCGGATTGCCGGAAAGCTCGAGGGCCTGTTCCGCCACGCCTCGACCCACGCCGCAGGCATCGTGATTGGTGACCGCCCGCTGCAAAAGCTGCTCCCGCTCTACCGTGATCCGCGCTCGGATATGCCGGTTACCCAGTACAATCTGAAATGGGTCGAACCGGCAGGTCTTGTGAAGTTCGACTTCCTCGGCCTCAAGACACTGACCACGATCCGCTATGCCGTTGAAATGGTAAAGGAAACTGGCGTCGACCTCGATATCGATGCCATCCCGCTCGAGGATGCGCCCACTTATAAGCTCTACGCCGATGGCGATACCTACGGCATCTTCCAGTTTGAAAGTCCGGGCATGCGGCGTTCTCTGGTCGAGCTCAAGCCTGACCGCATCGAAGATCTGATCGCGATGAATGCGCTCTACCGGCCCGGTCCGATGGACAATATCCCGAGCTTCATTCATCGCAAGCACGGGCACGAGGAGGTGGAATACCCCCACGAAACACTCGCCGCGGTACTCGATGAGACTTACGGCATCATTGTCTATCAGGAACAGGTGATGCAGATCGCCCAGCTCTTGGCTGGCTACTCCCTGGGCGAGGCCGACGTGCTGCGCCGCGCGATGGGCAAGAAGATCAAGGCCGAAATGGACAAGCAGCGCGTCCGCTTCCAGGAAGGCGCAATCCGCAACGGCATCAAGAAGGGCCAGGCCGACACCATCTTCGACCTGCTCGCCAAGTTCGCCAATTACGGCTTCAACAAGAGCCATGCCGCAGCGTACGCCTGGGTATCCTACCAGACGGCCTATCTGAAGACCCATTACCCGGAACAATTCTACGCGGCGTCCATGACGCTCGACATGGCCCAGACAGACAAGCTGTCCGATTTCCGCCGTGAGGCTCAGAAAAAAGGTATTGAAGTCGTCCCGCCTTGCATCAACCGGTCCGAGGTCAATTTCTCGGTGCGCGATGGCCGCATTTTTTATTCGCTGTGCGCCGTTAAGGGTGTGGGCCGGAACGTTGCCGAACATATTGTCGAGATTCGTGGTGACCGCCCGTTCGGCGATCTCGCCGATTTCGCCTCCCGCATCGATCCGAAGGTCATCAATAAGCGGACCTTGGAAACGCTCATAAATGCCGGCGCTTTCGACATGCTCAACAAGCGCCGCGAGCAACTGGTCGAAGTCATTGATACCATAGTGAACACCGCCCAGCGCGAAACCAGCGGTCGCGCAGATGGCATCGTGGATATGTTTGCGTCCAGCCAGCCCCAGGCCATTACGCCCCCCGAACATGTCGCGCCCTGGAGCCTCACCGAACGTCTGGCGCGCGAACACGCTGCCATAGGCTTCTATCTCTCCGCCCATCCTCTCGATGACTACACCGAGCTGTTCGAGAAACTCCGCGTTCAGCAATGGTCAAGCTTCGAGCGCGCCGCGAGAAATGGCGCCGTTGCCGGGCGTCTGGCCGGAACGCTGATCTCGCGCCAAGACCGCCGCACCCGCAAGGGTTCGACGATGGCGATCATGATGTTTTCCGATCCCAGCGGGTCATTCGAGTGCATAGCATTTTCCGAGCAGATCAGTGATTTCGGCCGTTGGCTCGAACCTGGCAAGTCGATAGTGCTCGAGGTCGGCGCCGATTCCCGGCCCGACGGCGTTCGGCTCCGACTCATCAATTGCGAGCCGATAGATGCCTCGGTCGAAAAGCTCGGTCGCCGCATGACGATCTTTGCCGGCAACGAGCGATGCCTTGGGCCGATCAAATCCCAGCTCCAGCCGGGTGGGGAGGGGGTTGTCAGCCTCGTGCTGGTCCGCGACGGGGGTGAACGCGAGTACGAAATTGAGCTGCCCGGTCAGTTTCGCCTCACGCCACAACTGGCCGGCGGGCTCAAAGCCGTTACCGGTGTGGTTGATGTGCGCTTGAACTAG
- a CDS encoding ABC transporter ATP-binding protein, with protein sequence MSDVLLELKDVRQTYGDGEGAVHVLNGADLTVNRGEIVALIAPSGAGKSTLLHICGLLERPTAGDVDIDGERTAKLADRQRTLLRRHLIGYVYQFHHLLPEFSALENVTMPQLIAGESQREGDQRSKALLDAMGIGHRTTHRPAELSGGEQQRVAIARAAANRPSLILADEPTGNLDPATSDTVFSALAELIRQQNAGCIIATHNHDLARKADRIVTIVEGRIQPTTL encoded by the coding sequence ATGAGTGACGTGCTTCTCGAACTCAAGGATGTCCGCCAGACCTATGGTGATGGGGAAGGGGCCGTCCACGTCCTCAACGGCGCCGATCTGACCGTCAATCGCGGTGAGATCGTCGCGCTCATCGCTCCATCGGGCGCGGGCAAGTCGACCTTGCTCCACATCTGCGGCCTGCTCGAGCGTCCGACAGCTGGTGACGTCGATATTGACGGCGAACGGACGGCCAAACTTGCCGACCGTCAGCGCACGCTGCTCCGCCGTCATCTCATTGGTTATGTGTATCAGTTCCACCACCTGCTTCCCGAATTCAGCGCGCTCGAAAACGTCACAATGCCGCAATTGATTGCCGGTGAGAGCCAACGCGAGGGTGATCAGCGATCGAAGGCGCTGCTTGACGCCATGGGAATCGGTCATCGCACCACGCATCGGCCGGCCGAACTTTCGGGCGGGGAGCAACAGCGTGTCGCCATCGCCCGTGCCGCCGCCAACCGGCCAAGCCTCATTCTCGCCGACGAACCTACCGGCAATCTCGACCCTGCGACATCCGACACCGTGTTCTCGGCGCTCGCCGAACTGATCCGCCAGCAAAATGCCGGCTGCATCATTGCCACACACAATCACGATCTCGCCCGTAAGGCCGACCGCATCGTGACTATCGTCGAAGGCCGCATCCAGCCCACGACTTTGTAA
- a CDS encoding ABC transporter permease, protein MVSGRYLRARRSDAFISVIAALTMIGIAIGVATLIVVMSVMNGFRDELLSKILGLNGHFTAFPIEETFDDYEAVRDRLEGVDGVVSAVAFVEGQALVTGTYNSTGANVRGMTLADIEKLPLLYSSALAGGWEDWDDLEGVAIGSRMASQLGVTVGDTITIVTPNGPRTPLGSTPQIRSYPVNVVFDVGMVEFDSLFIFMPIRAAQNYFRLYEDRLREGMEEPDIMASDEEIDAAYERIYTATAVEVFLNDPDATWDRQLDLEQAAGRPMVFTDWQRRNATFFSALQVERVVMFTILSMIVLVAAFNIISSLVMLVKDKGADIAVLRTMGATRSSIMRIFCITGTAIGFIGTFAGFLLGLVLALNAETIRAWVSSVIGVALFPPEVFMLSQLPSRVDALEVTVVLVMALGLSFLATLYPAWRAAQYDPVEALRYE, encoded by the coding sequence ATGGTGTCCGGCCGCTACCTGCGGGCACGCCGCAGCGATGCGTTCATTTCCGTCATCGCCGCCCTGACCATGATCGGCATCGCCATCGGCGTTGCCACCCTGATCGTCGTCATGAGCGTCATGAACGGCTTTCGCGACGAGCTCCTGTCCAAGATTCTCGGTCTGAACGGCCATTTCACGGCCTTTCCCATCGAAGAGACCTTTGACGATTACGAGGCGGTCCGTGACCGTCTCGAAGGAGTCGATGGCGTGGTTTCCGCAGTGGCATTTGTCGAGGGCCAGGCGCTGGTCACCGGTACATATAATTCCACGGGCGCCAATGTGCGCGGCATGACACTCGCCGATATCGAGAAGCTCCCCTTGCTCTATTCGAGCGCCCTGGCCGGCGGCTGGGAGGATTGGGACGATCTTGAGGGCGTAGCCATCGGCAGCCGCATGGCGTCCCAGCTTGGTGTGACGGTGGGCGATACCATAACCATCGTTACCCCCAATGGCCCGCGCACCCCGCTCGGCTCAACCCCGCAGATCCGATCCTATCCCGTGAATGTCGTTTTCGATGTTGGCATGGTGGAATTCGATTCCCTGTTCATTTTCATGCCCATCCGGGCAGCTCAGAACTATTTCCGCCTCTATGAGGACCGGTTGCGCGAAGGTATGGAAGAGCCCGACATCATGGCCAGTGACGAGGAAATCGACGCGGCCTATGAGCGGATTTACACGGCGACGGCGGTCGAGGTCTTCCTTAACGATCCGGACGCCACCTGGGACAGACAACTCGACCTCGAACAGGCCGCTGGTCGGCCGATGGTTTTCACCGATTGGCAGCGGCGCAACGCCACCTTCTTTTCGGCCTTGCAGGTCGAGCGCGTGGTGATGTTCACAATTCTTTCGATGATCGTTTTGGTCGCGGCCTTCAATATCATCTCCAGCCTCGTGATGCTGGTGAAGGACAAGGGCGCTGATATCGCGGTGTTGCGCACCATGGGTGCCACACGTTCCTCGATCATGCGCATTTTCTGCATAACCGGAACTGCCATTGGCTTTATCGGGACGTTTGCCGGCTTCCTGCTTGGCTTGGTCCTGGCCCTCAACGCCGAAACCATCAGGGCTTGGGTGTCCAGTGTCATTGGCGTGGCGCTGTTTCCGCCCGAGGTCTTTATGCTCTCTCAACTCCCCTCGCGGGTTGATGCGCTTGAAGTGACTGTAGTGCTCGTCATGGCACTGGGGCTGTCTTTCCTCGCTACGCTTTATCCCGCCTGGCGCGCGGCCCAGTACGATCCCGTGGAGGCGCTACGCTATGAGTGA
- the proS gene encoding proline--tRNA ligase, producing MRLSRYFLPVLKETPKEAEIISHRLMLRAGMISQQGAGMYAWLPLGYKVLRKIQQIIEEEQNRAGAVELLMPTLQSADLWRESGRYEDYGKEMLRMQDRHERDMLYGPTNEEMITDIFRSYVRSYKDLPLNLYHIQWKFRDEIRPRFGTMRSREFLMKDAYSFDLDKDEAVKAYNRMFVAYLRTYWRMGLTAIPMRAETGPIGGDLSHEFIVLADTGESGVFCHADMLEKPIPSADTDFMGDLSGIVADWTSLYAATEDMHDEADFAAKVPEDRRIAARGIEVGQVFYFGTKYSEPMGATVTGSDGKDVAVHMGSYGIGLTRIIPAIIEASHDENGIIWPVSVAPFEVTLINLKSGDAECDAANEKLYSQLHAAGIDALYDDRSTGAGQKFATSDLIGIPFQLIVGPRGLASGEVEIKHRKSGERETIGIEDAVSRLKALIDPERRDNA from the coding sequence ATGCGCCTGTCCCGCTATTTCCTGCCCGTTCTCAAAGAGACGCCCAAAGAGGCGGAAATCATTTCTCATCGCCTCATGCTGCGCGCCGGCATGATTTCCCAGCAGGGCGCCGGCATGTATGCTTGGCTGCCGCTGGGCTACAAGGTGCTGCGCAAGATTCAGCAGATCATCGAGGAAGAGCAGAATCGGGCAGGGGCTGTCGAACTCCTGATGCCGACTTTGCAGTCCGCGGATCTGTGGCGCGAATCCGGGCGCTATGAGGATTACGGCAAGGAAATGCTGCGCATGCAGGACCGCCATGAGCGCGACATGCTCTACGGTCCGACCAATGAGGAGATGATTACCGACATCTTCCGTTCCTATGTGCGGTCCTACAAGGATTTGCCGCTCAATCTCTACCACATTCAATGGAAGTTCCGCGACGAGATCCGCCCGCGTTTTGGCACCATGCGCTCCCGTGAATTCCTGATGAAGGATGCCTATTCCTTCGACCTCGACAAGGATGAGGCCGTCAAGGCCTACAATCGCATGTTTGTTGCCTACCTGCGCACCTATTGGCGCATGGGGTTGACGGCAATCCCGATGCGCGCCGAAACCGGCCCCATCGGTGGCGACCTTTCCCACGAGTTCATCGTGCTGGCCGATACGGGCGAGAGTGGCGTGTTCTGCCATGCCGATATGCTCGAAAAACCGATCCCGTCTGCCGACACAGACTTTATGGGCGACCTATCCGGCATCGTCGCCGACTGGACGTCGCTTTATGCGGCCACCGAAGACATGCACGATGAAGCCGATTTCGCCGCAAAAGTGCCCGAGGACAGGCGCATCGCAGCGCGGGGCATCGAAGTGGGTCAGGTCTTTTACTTCGGCACCAAATATTCCGAGCCCATGGGCGCCACCGTCACGGGCTCCGACGGCAAAGACGTCGCCGTCCATATGGGCTCGTACGGAATCGGTCTAACGCGGATCATTCCGGCTATTATCGAAGCCAGCCACGACGAAAACGGTATCATCTGGCCGGTCTCGGTCGCGCCCTTTGAGGTTACCCTCATCAACCTCAAATCCGGCGATGCCGAATGTGATGCCGCAAACGAAAAGCTCTACAGCCAGCTTCACGCGGCGGGCATAGACGCGCTCTATGACGACCGCTCCACGGGCGCTGGCCAGAAGTTCGCCACCTCCGATCTCATCGGCATTCCCTTCCAGCTCATCGTCGGCCCGCGCGGTCTGGCCTCGGGCGAGGTGGAAATCAAGCACCGCAAATCCGGCGAACGCGAAACCATTGGCATCGAGGATGCCGTTTCCCGCCTGAAAGCTCTCATCGATCCTGAACGCAGGGACAACGCTTGA
- a CDS encoding DUF1467 family protein: MQPFTYIAIYFVIWWTVLFAVLPFGVRGQHEDGEVTDGTDPGAPIKANLWQKALATTLISAVLTVLIFWGMSNPWLQEYWS; the protein is encoded by the coding sequence ATGCAGCCCTTTACCTATATAGCGATCTATTTTGTAATCTGGTGGACCGTGCTTTTTGCCGTCCTGCCTTTCGGGGTGCGTGGCCAGCACGAAGACGGGGAGGTGACAGACGGCACCGACCCGGGAGCGCCTATCAAGGCCAATCTCTGGCAAAAGGCGCTTGCCACCACCCTGATCTCGGCCGTCCTGACCGTGCTGATCTTCTGGGGCATGTCCAATCCATGGCTACAGGAATACTGGAGCTGA
- a CDS encoding ribonuclease J, which translates to MANKQSGQDEMVFLPLGGVGEIGMNMGLYGFGPADNRKWLVVDCGVSFGGPELPGIELVMPDPSFLEEESDNVVGLVLTHAHEDHYGAILDIWPAFDKPVFAGRFGAAMLKAKRISNNIEDDVEVQIFTPGVPFQVGPFKVEPIEVSHSIPESNALLIETPAGRVIHTGDWKIDPSPIGTAPTNIKRFKEIGSDGKPVALICDSTNAMKEGDSPSETEVGVNLERLIATAKNRVAVTIFASNLGRMISIARAAAKADRQVVAAGRAVHRIAGIARELGLMEGVPDFLDQDAYGYLPRDKVVLIATGSQGESRAAMARIADGSHPVIDLSPGDMAIFSSWAIPGNEKAVQDIQNKLVDKGVQIVTGRDEMIHVSGHPRRHELAQLYDWLKPDILIPVHGEPMHLEAHAAFGREKGIKTVLSIRNGDMVQLFPSTKHHRGEVRTGILYLDGNLLCTPEESNVRDRRRLAFGGVAIVSLVVNGRGQIVSGPEFDLDGLPDLADDDDPLSAVAQSAARGAIKSFPEKRRSDTGRFAEAIRRAVRSELNAAWGRKPIVKVFVHKV; encoded by the coding sequence ATGGCAAATAAACAGTCCGGACAGGACGAAATGGTCTTCCTGCCCCTTGGTGGCGTTGGCGAGATCGGTATGAACATGGGGCTTTACGGTTTCGGCCCGGCAGACAATCGCAAATGGCTGGTGGTCGATTGCGGCGTCAGCTTCGGCGGTCCGGAACTCCCGGGCATCGAACTGGTCATGCCCGATCCCTCGTTTCTCGAAGAAGAGAGCGACAACGTTGTCGGTCTTGTGCTCACCCACGCTCATGAAGACCACTACGGCGCCATCCTTGATATCTGGCCAGCCTTCGACAAGCCCGTTTTCGCCGGCCGCTTCGGTGCCGCCATGCTCAAGGCAAAGCGGATATCGAACAACATCGAGGACGATGTCGAAGTCCAGATATTTACCCCCGGTGTCCCTTTTCAGGTTGGCCCCTTCAAGGTCGAACCCATCGAGGTTTCCCATTCGATCCCCGAATCCAACGCCTTGCTCATCGAAACGCCGGCCGGCCGTGTGATCCATACCGGGGACTGGAAGATCGATCCTTCCCCGATCGGCACCGCACCCACCAACATCAAGCGCTTCAAGGAAATCGGTTCGGACGGCAAGCCAGTGGCCCTGATCTGCGATTCCACCAATGCGATGAAAGAGGGCGATAGTCCCTCGGAGACCGAGGTCGGTGTCAATCTCGAGCGTTTGATCGCGACAGCAAAGAATCGCGTCGCCGTTACCATCTTTGCGTCCAATCTCGGTCGCATGATCTCTATCGCGCGCGCAGCCGCCAAGGCCGACCGCCAGGTCGTGGCGGCGGGCCGGGCCGTGCATCGCATTGCCGGAATTGCCCGCGAACTGGGCTTGATGGAAGGCGTGCCTGATTTTCTTGATCAGGACGCCTATGGCTACCTGCCGCGCGACAAGGTCGTTTTGATCGCCACCGGCAGTCAGGGCGAATCCCGCGCCGCGATGGCCCGCATCGCCGATGGCTCGCATCCGGTAATCGATCTGTCGCCCGGCGATATGGCGATCTTTTCCTCCTGGGCCATTCCAGGCAACGAAAAGGCCGTGCAGGACATCCAGAACAAACTCGTCGACAAGGGTGTCCAGATCGTCACCGGCCGCGACGAAATGATACATGTGTCTGGCCACCCGAGGCGGCACGAGTTGGCCCAGCTCTACGATTGGCTCAAGCCCGACATCCTCATTCCGGTCCATGGTGAGCCGATGCATCTTGAAGCCCACGCAGCCTTCGGGCGTGAAAAGGGCATCAAGACCGTCCTGTCGATCCGCAATGGCGACATGGTTCAGCTCTTTCCCTCCACCAAGCACCACCGCGGCGAAGTGCGCACCGGCATTCTCTATCTCGACGGCAATCTTCTGTGTACGCCCGAGGAATCGAATGTGCGCGACCGCCGTCGGCTGGCTTTTGGCGGCGTCGCAATCGTCAGTCTGGTGGTCAATGGGCGGGGGCAGATCGTCTCAGGTCCAGAATTCGATCTGGACGGACTTCCTGATCTGGCGGACGATGATGATCCGCTCAGCGCTGTCGCCCAGTCGGCGGCACGGGGGGCGATCAAGAGTTTCCCCGAAAAGCGCCGCTCCGATACCGGGCGCTTTGCCGAAGCGATCCGCCGTGCCGTGCGGTCCGAGCTGAATGCTGCTTGGGGGCGCAAGCCCATCGTCAAGGTGTTCGTTCATAAGGTATAG
- a CDS encoding biotin--[acetyl-CoA-carboxylase] ligase — protein sequence MGSTNAEAMNAAMSGDAGKTWFAALQQTEGRGRRGRAWESPHGNLAASLMMVPDAPAAGLAGLGFVAGVALNAALARLIPAAAIRGGIDGADGTAGGGRARIALKWPNDVLADGAKLAGILLEAQKRPDGRTAIVIGIGVNVVAAPEGLPYPATSLATLGAPFDAPSVFEALAESWVECYEIWNNGAGTSRIINRWRQSAAGIGAEVAVQRGDGVLRGIFETIDDAGHLIVRDDEGHRIAIAAGDVHFGTTATLR from the coding sequence GTGGGTTCGACCAACGCCGAAGCCATGAACGCTGCAATGTCGGGCGATGCGGGAAAAACGTGGTTCGCAGCCCTGCAGCAGACCGAGGGCAGAGGCCGTCGTGGTCGGGCATGGGAAAGCCCCCATGGCAATCTTGCAGCTTCGCTGATGATGGTGCCTGATGCCCCAGCTGCAGGCCTTGCCGGCCTGGGCTTCGTCGCCGGAGTGGCGCTCAACGCCGCTCTGGCGCGTTTGATTCCCGCGGCTGCAATTCGGGGCGGGATCGATGGTGCAGACGGCACCGCCGGCGGGGGGCGAGCACGCATAGCATTGAAATGGCCAAACGATGTGCTCGCCGACGGTGCCAAGCTCGCCGGTATCCTGCTTGAGGCGCAGAAGCGCCCCGACGGACGCACGGCGATCGTTATCGGCATCGGCGTCAACGTGGTCGCAGCGCCGGAAGGTTTGCCGTATCCGGCCACCTCTCTGGCGACGCTGGGAGCGCCCTTTGATGCCCCCTCGGTCTTTGAGGCACTGGCCGAAAGCTGGGTCGAGTGTTACGAGATCTGGAACAACGGAGCCGGTACCAGCCGGATCATCAACCGCTGGCGCCAAAGCGCTGCGGGGATCGGTGCTGAAGTTGCCGTTCAGCGCGGTGATGGTGTGCTGCGCGGCATTTTCGAAACAATTGATGATGCGGGCCATCTGATTGTCCGCGACGACGAGGGACATCGTATCGCGATAGCGGCGGGCGACGTCCATTTTGGAACCACGGCAACGCTACGCTGA
- the nuoN gene encoding NADH-quinone oxidoreductase subunit NuoN gives MLLAVGALVLLLVGVFAKKEIATGITGIAIGLLVAIAVMVSFLPSEGVIFSGGFINDGFARFMKVLILAGSAFALVLSVSSAIENGLNKFEYPVLIVLATLGMMMMVSANDLMSLYVGLELQSLALYVLAAFKRDSGKATEAGLKYFVLGALSSGMLLYGASLVYGFTGHTQLDQIAEAVALGERTPGIIFGLVFLLAGIAFKISAVPFHMWTPDVYEGAPTPVTAFFASAPKVAAMALLIRVVFDAFEPIASDWQQVVIFLSIASMVLASFAAIGQNNLKRLLAYSSIGHVGFALVGLSAGNIIGVEGVAIYMAVYITMTIGTFACVLALKNDDGYVETIDDLAGLAKSRPFVAAILALFMFSLVGLPPLAGFFAKWQVFLAAIEAQLFVLAVIGMLASAVSAFYYLRIIKVMYFDEPTQSYAVPAIELRVVMALTGFLVLSYFFTVGAPLTAIAHGAANSLF, from the coding sequence ATGCTGCTCGCCGTTGGCGCGCTGGTTTTGCTGCTTGTTGGCGTATTCGCGAAGAAGGAAATAGCGACTGGTATCACCGGTATTGCCATCGGTCTTCTGGTCGCCATTGCCGTGATGGTTTCGTTCCTTCCCTCGGAAGGCGTGATCTTTTCTGGCGGCTTCATCAATGACGGCTTTGCCCGCTTCATGAAGGTTCTCATACTTGCTGGGTCGGCTTTCGCTCTGGTCCTCTCGGTGTCCAGTGCCATCGAAAATGGCCTCAACAAGTTCGAATATCCGGTCCTTATCGTTCTTGCCACATTGGGCATGATGATGATGGTGTCGGCCAACGATCTGATGAGCCTGTATGTCGGCCTCGAATTGCAGTCGCTCGCGCTGTACGTTCTCGCAGCTTTCAAGCGCGACAGTGGCAAGGCAACTGAAGCGGGTCTGAAATACTTCGTTCTCGGTGCTCTGTCGTCGGGGATGCTCCTTTACGGTGCCTCTCTGGTTTATGGCTTCACCGGGCACACACAGCTCGACCAGATCGCCGAAGCCGTGGCGCTTGGCGAGCGGACACCCGGCATCATCTTCGGCCTGGTCTTTCTGCTCGCTGGCATTGCCTTCAAGATTTCCGCAGTCCCGTTTCACATGTGGACGCCGGACGTTTATGAAGGTGCACCGACCCCCGTAACCGCCTTTTTCGCATCCGCACCCAAGGTGGCTGCGATGGCTCTGCTTATTCGGGTCGTGTTCGATGCGTTCGAACCCATCGCCAGCGATTGGCAGCAGGTCGTGATCTTCCTTTCAATTGCCTCCATGGTATTGGCCTCGTTTGCGGCCATCGGCCAGAACAACCTCAAACGGCTGCTGGCCTATTCGTCCATCGGCCATGTCGGCTTCGCTTTGGTCGGTCTTTCTGCGGGCAACATCATCGGCGTGGAAGGTGTCGCCATCTATATGGCCGTTTATATCACCATGACCATTGGCACCTTCGCCTGCGTGCTCGCGCTCAAAAACGACGACGGCTACGTGGAAACAATAGATGATCTGGCGGGTCTGGCCAAATCCCGTCCATTCGTCGCCGCAATACTGGCGTTGTTCATGTTTTCCTTAGTCGGCCTGCCGCCACTTGCCGGATTCTTTGCCAAATGGCAGGTGTTTCTTGCGGCCATCGAAGCCCAGCTTTTCGTTCTCGCGGTGATTGGCATGCTGGCCAGCGCGGTGAGCGCATTTTACTATCTGCGCATCATCAAGGTCATGTATTTCGACGAACCCACCCAGTCCTATGCGGTGCCAGCCATCGAGTTGCGCGTCGTGATGGCACTCACGGGTTTTTTGGTGCTCAGCTACTTTTTCACGGTAGGGGCGCCTCTGACGGCCATCGCCCATGGCGCCGCCAACTCCCTTTTTTAG